In Kitasatospora sp. NBC_00240, the following are encoded in one genomic region:
- a CDS encoding GNAT family N-acetyltransferase gives MGMSVIISVADKEDAEQILKLQYLGYQSEAELYGDWGIEPLTQTLESLRTELAERHVLVARLGDEVVGTVRGRVDEGGVGRIGRLVVHPRMQRHGLGGRLLDAMERRLLEDGSVQVFRLFTGHRSLGNLRLYARQGYRQTGVETIGGELTYVALEKPAHSELAASA, from the coding sequence ATGGGCATGAGTGTGATCATCTCGGTTGCGGACAAGGAAGACGCGGAGCAGATCCTCAAGCTCCAGTACCTCGGCTACCAGAGCGAGGCGGAGCTGTACGGCGACTGGGGCATCGAGCCCCTGACGCAGACCCTGGAGAGCCTGCGCACCGAGCTGGCCGAGCGGCACGTGCTGGTCGCCCGGCTCGGCGACGAGGTCGTCGGGACCGTCCGCGGCCGGGTCGACGAGGGCGGTGTCGGCCGGATAGGGCGTCTGGTGGTCCACCCCCGGATGCAGCGCCACGGCCTGGGCGGCCGGCTGCTGGACGCGATGGAGCGGCGCCTGCTGGAGGACGGGTCGGTGCAGGTCTTCCGTCTCTTCACCGGCCACCGCAGCCTCGGCAACCTGCGCCTCTACGCCCGGCAGGGTTACCGGCAGACCGGCGTCGAGACGATCGGCGGCGAGCTGACCTACGTCGCGCTGGAGAAGCCGGCGCACAGCGAGCTGGCCGCCTCCGCCTGA
- a CDS encoding sigma-70 family RNA polymerase sigma factor, producing the protein MLPVVGLRPAVAPFVAVLARRHRLDAEDLEQSVWLLVCERAAAGRLPGDVRSWLRSLALRECRRLTRTAERERLAAGRAACPAPAPSAEEEVLAERGRRALWAAVAALPGRCPGLLAALADAPGLTYGDLAGLLGIPRGSIGPTRSRCLSCLRTVLHGLRT; encoded by the coding sequence GTGCTTCCGGTGGTGGGGCTGCGTCCCGCCGTGGCCCCGTTCGTCGCCGTGCTGGCCCGCCGCCACCGGCTGGACGCCGAGGATCTGGAGCAGTCCGTCTGGCTGCTGGTATGCGAGCGCGCCGCCGCCGGCCGGCTGCCGGGTGACGTCCGCTCCTGGTTGCGCTCGCTGGCCCTGCGCGAGTGCCGGCGCCTCACCCGGACGGCCGAGCGGGAGCGCCTCGCCGCCGGGCGTGCGGCCTGCCCCGCGCCCGCCCCCTCGGCGGAGGAGGAGGTGCTCGCCGAGCGGGGCCGGCGCGCCCTGTGGGCGGCCGTCGCCGCCCTGCCCGGCCGCTGTCCCGGGCTGCTCGCCGCGCTCGCCGACGCGCCCGGGCTCACCTACGGTGACCTGGCGGGCCTGCTCGGAATTCCGCGCGGCAGCATCGGCCCCACCCGCTCCCGCTGCCTGTCCTGTCTGCGCACGGTGCTGCACGGCCTGCGGACGTGA
- the argH gene encoding argininosuccinate lyase, which produces MSSEPTADVRLWGARFADGPSEALAKLSASVHFDWRLAPYDIAGSKAHARVLHKAGLLSDEELAGMLAGLDELLADVESGAFTGTIADEDVHTALERGLLERLGADLGGKLRAGRSRNDQIATLFRMYLRDHAKIIGGLVLDLQHALVGLAEAHPDTAMPGRTHLQHAQPVLFAHHVLAHVQALGRDAERLRQWDTRTAVSPYGSGALAGSSLGLDPEAVAAELGFERGSVGNSIDGTASRDFVAEFAFVTAMIGINLSRIAEEVIIWNTKEFGFITLHDAFSTGSSIMPQKKNPDIAELARGKSGRLIGNLTGLLATLKALPLAYNRDLQEDKEPVFDSCDTLEVLLPAFTGMMATLTVHRERLEELAPAGFSLATDIAEWLVKQGVPFRVAHEVAGACVKVCEGQGIELSDLTDEQFAAISEHLTPEVRSVLNVHGAIASRNGRGGTAPSAVAVQLAELKADLALQQEWTQG; this is translated from the coding sequence ATGTCGTCCGAACCGACCGCAGACGTCCGACTCTGGGGCGCACGCTTCGCCGACGGCCCCTCCGAGGCGCTGGCCAAGCTCTCCGCCTCGGTGCACTTCGACTGGCGGCTCGCGCCGTACGACATCGCCGGCTCCAAGGCGCACGCCCGGGTCCTGCACAAGGCCGGGCTGCTGAGCGACGAGGAGCTGGCCGGCATGCTGGCCGGCCTGGACGAGCTGCTGGCCGACGTCGAGTCCGGCGCCTTCACCGGCACCATCGCCGACGAGGACGTGCACACCGCCCTGGAGCGCGGGCTGCTGGAGCGGCTCGGGGCCGACCTCGGCGGCAAGCTGCGGGCCGGGCGCTCGCGCAACGACCAGATCGCCACGCTGTTCCGGATGTACCTGCGCGACCACGCGAAGATCATCGGCGGTCTGGTGCTGGATCTCCAGCACGCCCTGGTCGGCCTCGCCGAGGCGCACCCCGACACCGCGATGCCGGGCCGCACCCACCTGCAGCACGCCCAGCCGGTGCTCTTCGCGCACCACGTGCTCGCGCACGTCCAGGCCCTCGGCCGGGACGCCGAGCGGCTGCGCCAGTGGGACACCCGCACCGCCGTCTCCCCGTACGGCTCCGGCGCGCTGGCCGGCTCCTCGCTCGGGCTGGACCCGGAGGCGGTCGCCGCCGAGCTGGGCTTCGAGCGCGGTTCGGTCGGCAACTCGATCGACGGCACCGCCTCGCGCGACTTCGTCGCGGAGTTCGCCTTCGTGACGGCGATGATCGGCATCAACCTCTCCCGGATCGCGGAGGAGGTGATCATCTGGAACACCAAGGAGTTCGGCTTCATCACGCTGCACGACGCCTTCTCCACCGGGTCCTCGATCATGCCGCAGAAGAAGAACCCGGACATCGCGGAGCTGGCGCGTGGCAAGTCCGGCCGCCTGATCGGCAACCTGACCGGGCTGCTCGCCACTCTCAAGGCGCTGCCGCTGGCCTACAACCGGGACCTCCAGGAGGACAAGGAGCCGGTCTTCGACTCCTGCGACACCCTCGAGGTCCTGCTGCCGGCCTTCACCGGCATGATGGCCACCCTCACCGTGCACCGGGAGCGTCTGGAGGAGCTGGCCCCCGCCGGGTTCTCGCTGGCCACCGACATCGCCGAGTGGCTGGTCAAGCAGGGCGTGCCGTTCCGGGTCGCGCACGAGGTCGCCGGCGCCTGCGTCAAGGTCTGCGAGGGCCAGGGCATCGAGCTGTCCGACCTGACGGACGAGCAGTTCGCCGCGATCTCCGAGCACCTGACGCCCGAGGTCCGCTCGGTGCTCAACGTGCACGGTGCGATCGCCTCCCGCAACGGCCGGGGCGGCACCGCGCCGTCCGCCGTCGCGGTCCAGCTGGCCGAGCTCAAGGCCGACCTGGCCCTCCAGCAGGAGTGGACCCAGGGCTGA
- a CDS encoding argininosuccinate synthase yields MTERVVLAYSGGLDTSVCIGWIAEETGAEVIAVAVDVGQGGEDLDAIRQRALDCGAVEAEVADAREEFADEYCLPALKANALYQGQYPLVSALSRPAIVKHLVAAAQKHGATTVAHGCTGKGNDQVRFEVGIQSLAPELKCIAPVRDYAMTRDKAIAFAEAKNLPIVTTKKNPYSIDQNVFGRAVETGFLEDIWNAPIEDVYEYTQDPAAPREADTVVITFEAGVPVAIDGRKVTVLQAVEELNKRAGAQGVGRLDMVEDRLVGIKSREIYEAPGAIALITAHQALENVTVERELARYKRQVEQRWAELVYDGLWFSPLKRALDGFINEANQHVSGEIRLVLHGGRAVVNGRKSDQSLYDFNLATYDTGDTFDQSMSKGFIEIFGLSSKIAARRDLA; encoded by the coding sequence GTGACCGAGCGCGTCGTACTCGCCTATTCGGGCGGTCTGGACACGTCCGTCTGCATCGGCTGGATCGCCGAGGAGACCGGCGCCGAGGTCATCGCCGTCGCGGTCGACGTCGGCCAGGGTGGCGAGGACCTGGACGCGATCCGCCAGCGGGCGCTGGACTGCGGCGCCGTCGAGGCCGAGGTGGCCGACGCCCGCGAGGAGTTCGCGGACGAGTACTGCCTCCCCGCCCTCAAGGCCAACGCCCTCTACCAGGGCCAGTACCCGCTGGTCTCCGCGCTGTCGCGGCCGGCCATCGTCAAGCACCTGGTCGCCGCCGCGCAGAAGCACGGCGCCACCACCGTCGCCCACGGCTGCACCGGCAAGGGCAACGACCAGGTCCGCTTCGAGGTCGGCATCCAGTCGCTGGCCCCCGAGCTGAAGTGCATCGCCCCGGTCCGCGACTACGCGATGACCCGTGACAAGGCGATCGCCTTCGCCGAGGCGAAGAACCTCCCGATCGTCACCACCAAGAAGAACCCGTACTCGATCGACCAGAACGTCTTCGGGCGGGCCGTCGAGACCGGCTTCCTGGAGGACATCTGGAACGCCCCGATCGAGGACGTCTACGAGTACACCCAGGACCCGGCCGCCCCGCGTGAGGCCGACACCGTCGTCATCACCTTCGAGGCGGGCGTCCCGGTCGCGATCGACGGCCGCAAGGTGACGGTGCTGCAGGCCGTCGAGGAGCTCAACAAGCGCGCCGGCGCCCAGGGTGTCGGCCGGCTCGACATGGTCGAGGACCGCCTGGTCGGCATCAAGTCCCGCGAGATCTACGAGGCCCCCGGCGCGATCGCCCTGATCACCGCCCACCAGGCCCTGGAGAACGTCACCGTCGAGCGCGAGCTGGCCCGCTACAAGCGGCAGGTCGAGCAGCGCTGGGCCGAGCTGGTCTACGACGGCCTGTGGTTCTCCCCGCTCAAGCGGGCCCTGGACGGCTTCATCAACGAGGCCAACCAGCACGTCTCCGGCGAGATCCGGCTCGTCCTGCACGGCGGCCGGGCCGTCGTCAACGGCCGCAAGTCGGACCAGTCGCTGTACGACTTCAACCTGGCGACCTACGACACCGGCGACACCTTCGACCAGTCGATGTCCAAGGGCTTCATCGAGATCTTCGGCCTCTCCTCGAAGATCGCGGCCCGCCGCGACCTCGCCTGA
- a CDS encoding arginine repressor: MTAPHSGQPAAGPTSQVPQTRAARHRRIVDLLTRQPVRSQSQLAKLLADDGLVVTQATLSRDLDELGAVKIRNRDGALIYAVPAEGGDRTPRAPMGESASEGRMARLAGELMVSATASGNLVVLRTPPGAAQFLASAIDQAEVFEIIGTIAGDDTVLLISRDPAGGQALADHLMQLAQAKAQ; the protein is encoded by the coding sequence ATGACCGCACCCCACTCCGGCCAGCCCGCCGCCGGGCCGACGTCACAGGTCCCGCAGACCCGTGCCGCGCGCCACCGGCGGATCGTGGACCTGTTGACCCGTCAGCCCGTGCGCTCGCAGAGCCAGCTCGCCAAGCTGCTCGCCGACGACGGACTGGTGGTCACCCAGGCCACTCTCTCGCGGGACCTGGACGAGCTGGGCGCGGTGAAGATCCGCAACCGGGACGGCGCGCTCATCTACGCCGTCCCGGCCGAGGGCGGCGACCGTACGCCGCGCGCGCCGATGGGGGAGTCGGCCAGCGAGGGCCGGATGGCCCGGCTGGCCGGCGAGCTGATGGTCTCGGCCACCGCCTCGGGCAACCTCGTGGTGCTGCGCACGCCGCCCGGGGCGGCGCAGTTCCTCGCCTCGGCGATCGACCAGGCCGAGGTTTTCGAGATCATCGGTACCATCGCCGGCGACGACACCGTGCTGCTGATCAGCCGTGATCCGGCCGGTGGCCAGGCGCTCGCCGACCACCTGATGCAGCTGGCCCAGGCCAAGGCGCAGTAG
- a CDS encoding acetylornithine transaminase yields the protein MSGNEQLTGRWQHALMNNYGTPRIPLVRGEGARLWDADGKQYTDFIGGIAVNALGTAHPAIVAAVTEQISSLGHISNLFLAEPTVKLAERLIELSGRDGRVFFSNSGAEANEAAFKISRLTGRTHLVSLQGAFHGRTMGALALTAQPAKQDPFRPLPGDVTHVPFGDVEALRAAVTTDTAAVFLEPIQGENGAIPLPDGYLRAAREITRATGTLLILDEIQTGIGRAGHWFAHQAFEGVEPDVVTLAKGLGGGLPIGATLAFGPAADLLQPGNHGTTFGGNPVVCAAALAVLDTIESEGLLEHVRKLGDRLRTGIEAIGDPLVSHVRGAGLLLGIVLTEPVAAKIQAAAQEAGFLVNAAVPDAVRLAPPLVLTEQDADAFLAALPAILRSVNESAPPADGRA from the coding sequence ATGAGCGGCAACGAGCAGCTGACCGGGCGGTGGCAGCACGCCCTGATGAACAACTACGGCACCCCGCGGATCCCGCTGGTGCGCGGCGAGGGCGCCCGGCTCTGGGACGCCGACGGCAAGCAGTACACCGACTTCATCGGCGGCATCGCGGTCAACGCCCTCGGCACCGCCCACCCGGCGATCGTGGCGGCCGTGACCGAGCAGATCTCCTCGCTCGGCCACATCTCCAACCTGTTCCTCGCCGAGCCCACGGTGAAGCTCGCCGAGCGGCTGATCGAGCTCTCCGGGCGGGACGGACGGGTGTTCTTCTCGAACTCCGGCGCCGAGGCCAACGAGGCCGCGTTCAAGATCAGCCGGCTGACCGGGCGCACCCACCTGGTCTCCCTGCAGGGCGCCTTCCACGGCCGGACGATGGGCGCCCTCGCGCTCACCGCCCAGCCCGCCAAGCAGGACCCGTTCCGCCCGCTGCCCGGCGACGTCACCCACGTCCCGTTCGGTGACGTCGAGGCGCTGCGCGCCGCCGTCACCACCGACACCGCCGCCGTCTTCCTGGAGCCGATCCAGGGCGAGAACGGCGCGATCCCGCTGCCGGACGGCTACCTCAGGGCCGCCCGCGAGATCACCCGCGCCACCGGCACCCTGCTGATCCTGGACGAGATCCAGACCGGCATCGGCCGGGCCGGCCACTGGTTCGCCCACCAGGCCTTCGAGGGCGTGGAGCCGGACGTCGTCACCCTGGCCAAGGGCCTCGGCGGCGGCCTGCCGATCGGCGCCACGCTGGCCTTCGGCCCGGCCGCCGACCTGCTGCAGCCCGGCAACCACGGGACCACCTTCGGCGGCAACCCGGTGGTCTGCGCGGCCGCGCTGGCCGTCCTGGACACCATCGAGTCCGAGGGCCTGCTGGAGCACGTCCGCAAGCTGGGCGACCGGCTGCGCACGGGCATCGAGGCGATCGGGGACCCGCTGGTCTCGCACGTGCGGGGCGCCGGCCTGCTGCTCGGCATCGTGCTGACCGAGCCGGTGGCGGCCAAGATCCAGGCCGCCGCGCAGGAGGCCGGGTTCCTGGTCAACGCCGCGGTGCCGGACGCGGTGCGCCTCGCGCCGCCGCTGGTGCTGACCGAGCAGGACGCCGACGCGTTCCTCGCCGCACTGCCCGCGATCCTGCGGTCGGTGAACGAGAGCGCCCCGCCCGCCGACGGCCGCGCGTAG
- the argB gene encoding acetylglutamate kinase: MQIAPKGEQARNNTALPKALTLIEALPWLERFHGKTVVIKFGGNAMVDEELKAAFAQDVVFLRYAGLHPVVVHGGGPQISAQLDKLGLESSFTNGLRVTTPETMDVVRMVLAGQVQRELVGMLNDHGPFAVGMTGEDAHTMTAVKRYALVDGEHVDIGLVGDIVNIEAGAVKALIGDGRIPVISSIARGTDGHVYNINADTAASALAVALGAEMLVVLTDVEGLYADWPNSDDVISQLSATELESLLPDLASGMLPKMEGCLNAVRSGVGTARVLDGRVQHSLLLEIFTDEGIGTMVVPDDDMMVTGGLA; the protein is encoded by the coding sequence GTGCAGATCGCACCCAAGGGTGAACAGGCCCGCAACAACACCGCGTTGCCCAAGGCCCTCACCCTCATCGAGGCGCTCCCGTGGCTGGAGCGCTTCCACGGCAAGACCGTCGTCATCAAGTTCGGCGGCAACGCCATGGTCGACGAGGAGCTCAAGGCGGCCTTCGCCCAGGACGTGGTGTTCCTGCGCTACGCGGGCCTGCACCCGGTGGTCGTGCACGGCGGCGGCCCCCAGATCAGCGCCCAACTGGACAAGCTGGGACTGGAGTCCAGCTTCACCAACGGCCTGCGGGTGACCACCCCGGAGACCATGGACGTGGTCCGGATGGTGCTCGCCGGCCAGGTCCAGCGCGAGCTGGTCGGGATGCTCAACGACCACGGCCCGTTCGCGGTCGGCATGACCGGCGAGGACGCGCACACCATGACGGCGGTCAAGCGCTACGCCCTGGTCGACGGCGAGCACGTCGACATCGGCCTGGTCGGCGACATCGTCAACATCGAGGCCGGCGCGGTGAAGGCACTGATCGGGGACGGCCGGATCCCGGTGATCTCCTCGATCGCCCGCGGCACCGACGGCCACGTCTACAACATCAACGCGGACACCGCGGCCTCCGCCCTGGCGGTGGCGCTGGGCGCCGAGATGCTGGTCGTGCTGACCGACGTCGAGGGCCTGTACGCCGACTGGCCGAACTCCGACGACGTGATCAGCCAGCTCAGCGCGACCGAGCTGGAGTCCCTGCTGCCGGACCTCGCCAGCGGCATGCTGCCCAAGATGGAGGGCTGCCTGAACGCCGTCCGCTCCGGGGTCGGCACCGCCCGCGTGCTGGACGGCAGGGTGCAGCACTCGCTGCTGCTTGAGATCTTTACCGATGAGGGCATCGGCACGATGGTCGTGCCGGACGACGACATGATGGTGACCGGGGGACTGGCATGA
- the argJ gene encoding bifunctional glutamate N-acetyltransferase/amino-acid acetyltransferase ArgJ produces MGVTAAKGFRAAGVTAGIKASGTPDLALVVNDGPSLAAAGVFTSNRVKAAPVLWSEQVLKGGRLSAVVLNSGGANACTGPLGFQDTHATAEKVAEELKVNAGEVAVASTGLIGLRLPMDLLLPGVEQAARALSEDGGEAAAVAIKTTDTVHKTAQVTSPAGWTVGGMAKGAGMLAPGLATMLVVLTTDADVDSAGLDTALRAATRTTFDRVDSDGCMSTNDTVLLLASGAAGTAPDAAEFAEAVRAVCADLARQLIGDAEGASKDIRIDITGAATEDEAVDVARVVARNNLLKCALHGEDPNWGRVLAAIGTTSAAFDPNRLDVAINGIWVCKDGSVGEDRDLVDMSGRDVVITADLNAGQASATVWTNDLTADYVHENSAYST; encoded by the coding sequence ATCGGCGTCACGGCGGCCAAGGGGTTCCGCGCCGCCGGCGTCACCGCCGGGATCAAGGCCTCCGGTACGCCGGACCTCGCCCTCGTGGTCAACGACGGGCCGTCGCTGGCCGCCGCCGGCGTCTTCACCTCCAACCGGGTCAAGGCCGCGCCGGTGCTCTGGTCCGAGCAGGTCCTCAAGGGCGGCCGGCTCTCCGCCGTGGTGCTCAACTCCGGCGGCGCCAACGCCTGCACCGGCCCGCTGGGGTTCCAGGACACCCACGCCACCGCCGAGAAGGTCGCCGAGGAGCTCAAGGTCAACGCCGGCGAGGTCGCGGTCGCGTCCACCGGACTGATCGGCCTGCGGCTGCCGATGGACCTGCTGCTCCCCGGCGTCGAGCAGGCCGCCCGGGCCCTGAGCGAGGACGGCGGGGAGGCCGCCGCCGTCGCCATCAAGACCACCGACACCGTGCACAAGACCGCGCAGGTCACCAGCCCGGCCGGCTGGACGGTGGGCGGCATGGCCAAGGGCGCGGGCATGCTGGCGCCGGGTCTGGCGACCATGCTGGTCGTCCTCACCACGGACGCCGACGTCGACAGCGCCGGCCTGGACACCGCGCTGCGCGCCGCCACCCGCACCACCTTCGACCGGGTGGACTCCGACGGCTGCATGTCCACCAACGACACCGTGCTGCTGCTGGCCTCCGGCGCCGCCGGGACGGCCCCGGACGCCGCCGAGTTCGCCGAGGCCGTCCGCGCGGTCTGCGCCGACCTGGCCCGGCAGCTGATCGGCGACGCCGAGGGCGCCAGCAAGGACATCCGGATCGACATCACCGGCGCGGCCACCGAGGACGAGGCCGTCGACGTCGCCCGGGTGGTGGCCCGCAACAACCTGCTGAAGTGCGCCCTCCACGGTGAGGACCCGAACTGGGGCCGGGTGCTGGCCGCCATCGGCACCACCTCGGCGGCCTTCGACCCGAACCGTCTGGACGTCGCCATCAACGGGATCTGGGTCTGCAAGGACGGCAGCGTCGGCGAGGACCGCGACCTGGTGGACATGAGCGGCCGCGACGTGGTCATCACCGCCGACCTCAACGCCGGCCAGGCCTCCGCCACGGTGTGGACCAACGACCTCACCGCCGACTACGTGCACGAGAACAGCGCCTACTCGACCTGA
- the argC gene encoding N-acetyl-gamma-glutamyl-phosphate reductase, translated as MALRVAVAGASGYAGGEVLRLLLGHPEVEIGALTGGSNAGTRLGLLQPHLLPLADRVLEPTTPEVLAGHDVVFLGLPHGRSAAVAQALGEDVLVVDCGADFRLKASADWEQFYGSAHAGTWPYGLPELPGHRAALKGSNRIAVPGCYPTAVSLALFPAYAAQLVEPEAVIVAASGTSGAGKAAKTHLLGSEVMGNVSAYGVGGAHRHTPEMSQNLTPVAGEPVTVSFTPTLVPMPRGILATCSAKAKPGVTAGAVRAAYAEAFADEPFVHLLPEGSWPQTSSVYGSNAALVQVALDEHAGRVIAISAIDNLVKGTAGGAVQSMNIALGLPEELGLPLNGVAP; from the coding sequence ATGGCATTGCGAGTCGCCGTCGCCGGAGCGAGTGGTTATGCGGGCGGTGAGGTCCTGCGCCTGCTGCTCGGTCACCCGGAGGTCGAGATCGGTGCGCTGACCGGCGGCTCCAACGCCGGGACGAGACTCGGACTCCTGCAACCGCACCTGCTGCCGCTCGCCGACCGCGTCCTGGAGCCCACCACGCCCGAGGTGCTGGCGGGGCACGACGTGGTCTTCCTCGGCCTGCCGCACGGCCGGTCCGCCGCCGTCGCCCAGGCACTGGGCGAGGACGTCCTGGTGGTCGACTGCGGTGCCGACTTCCGCCTGAAGGCCTCGGCGGACTGGGAGCAGTTCTACGGCTCCGCGCACGCCGGCACCTGGCCCTACGGCCTGCCCGAGCTGCCCGGCCACCGGGCCGCGCTCAAGGGCAGCAACCGGATCGCCGTCCCCGGCTGCTACCCGACGGCCGTCTCGCTGGCGCTCTTCCCGGCGTACGCCGCGCAGCTGGTCGAGCCCGAGGCGGTCATCGTCGCGGCCTCCGGCACCTCCGGCGCGGGCAAGGCCGCCAAGACGCACCTGCTCGGCAGCGAGGTGATGGGCAACGTCAGCGCGTACGGCGTCGGCGGCGCCCACCGGCACACCCCCGAGATGTCGCAGAACCTCACCCCGGTCGCGGGTGAGCCCGTCACGGTCTCCTTCACGCCGACCCTCGTCCCGATGCCCCGGGGCATCCTCGCCACCTGCAGTGCCAAGGCGAAGCCCGGCGTGACGGCCGGGGCCGTCCGTGCCGCGTACGCCGAGGCCTTCGCGGACGAGCCCTTCGTGCACCTGCTGCCCGAGGGGAGCTGGCCGCAGACCAGTTCGGTCTACGGCTCCAACGCCGCGCTGGTCCAGGTCGCCCTGGACGAGCACGCCGGGCGGGTCATCGCGATCAGTGCGATCGACAACCTGGTGAAGGGCACCGCCGGCGGCGCGGTGCAGAGCATGAACATCGCCCTCGGCCTGCCGGAAGAGCTGGGCCTGCCCCTGAACGGAGTCGCACCGTGA
- a CDS encoding VOC family protein, with amino-acid sequence MFGRSKAFSGFAVDDIDKARGFYAETLGVDLTEADGLLRLHLGSGADVLIYPKPEHTPATFTVLNFPVEDIEAAVDELGRRGVRFERYPGLEADERGIYREAGPDIAWFTDPAGNILSVIQEH; translated from the coding sequence ATGTTCGGTCGGAGCAAGGCGTTCAGCGGCTTCGCCGTGGACGACATCGACAAGGCCAGAGGCTTCTACGCCGAAACTCTGGGCGTCGACCTCACCGAGGCCGACGGGCTGCTGCGCCTGCACCTGGGCAGCGGCGCCGACGTGCTGATCTATCCCAAACCCGAGCACACCCCGGCCACCTTCACCGTCCTCAACTTCCCGGTGGAGGACATCGAGGCGGCGGTCGACGAGCTCGGCCGGCGCGGCGTCCGGTTCGAGCGCTACCCCGGGCTGGAGGCGGACGAGCGGGGCATCTACCGCGAGGCGGGCCCGGACATCGCCTGGTTCACGGACCCGGCGGGGAACATCCTCTCGGTGATCCAGGAGCACTGA
- a CDS encoding ADP-ribosylglycohydrolase family protein, whose amino-acid sequence MNRTQRAAGAVVGSAVGDALGAPYEFGPAGAFSARFPPEAGAGAMRSGGGWDTGEATDDTQMAVHLAESLVECGGLDLPDVFDRFRRWAADDPKDIGLQTEDVLTSGMPWDQAAAVHFQVNLRAAGNGSLMRAAGSAVYFAPAGQAAGMDAARRIAALTHGDRAAWEGTAVLHELVRVALTGADPLGALPETLELVDSEHRERYATVLAPHWHPGLATEFNGAVRPCLGSALRALRSTSSFPGALRAAVDVGGDTDTVAAVTGALAGARYGFDAIPAHWTEPLHVPLPGSGGRVLRLPELLSPARRLQEGPPSR is encoded by the coding sequence ATGAACCGGACACAGCGCGCGGCCGGAGCGGTCGTCGGCTCGGCGGTCGGCGACGCACTGGGCGCCCCTTACGAGTTCGGGCCCGCCGGGGCCTTCTCCGCCCGCTTCCCGCCCGAGGCCGGAGCCGGCGCGATGCGCAGCGGCGGCGGCTGGGACACCGGCGAGGCCACCGACGACACGCAGATGGCCGTGCATCTCGCCGAATCCCTGGTGGAGTGCGGGGGCCTCGACCTGCCGGACGTCTTCGACCGGTTCCGCCGCTGGGCGGCCGACGACCCGAAGGACATCGGCCTGCAGACCGAGGACGTCCTCACCAGCGGCATGCCCTGGGACCAGGCCGCCGCGGTGCACTTCCAGGTCAACCTCCGCGCGGCGGGCAACGGTTCGCTGATGCGGGCGGCCGGCTCCGCCGTGTACTTCGCGCCGGCGGGGCAGGCCGCCGGCATGGACGCGGCGCGCCGGATCGCGGCTCTCACCCACGGCGACCGCGCCGCTTGGGAGGGCACCGCCGTCCTGCACGAACTCGTCCGGGTGGCGCTGACCGGCGCCGACCCGCTCGGGGCCCTGCCGGAGACCCTGGAGCTGGTGGACAGCGAGCACCGCGAGCGGTACGCGACCGTGCTCGCCCCGCACTGGCACCCCGGCCTGGCGACCGAGTTCAACGGCGCGGTCCGGCCCTGCCTCGGCTCCGCCCTCCGGGCCCTGCGCAGCACCTCCTCCTTCCCGGGCGCGCTGCGCGCGGCGGTGGACGTGGGCGGGGACACCGACACGGTCGCCGCCGTGACCGGTGCCCTCGCGGGCGCCCGCTACGGGTTCGACGCGATCCCGGCGCACTGGACGGAGCCGCTGCACGTGCCGCTGCCGGGCTCCGGCGGCCGGGTGCTGCGGCTGCCCGAGCTGCTCTCGCCGGCGAGGCGGCTGCAGGAGGGGCCGCCCTCGCGGTAG
- a CDS encoding RNA-binding S4 domain-containing protein, whose product MAPDEGSVRVDSWVWSVRLTKTRSLAAAACRAGHVRVNGERVKPAHSVRAGDEVRLRQDGRERVVVVSQVVRKRVGAPVAAECFVDNSPPPPAESGAPTGERDRGTGRPTKRDRRDIEQLRGW is encoded by the coding sequence ATGGCTCCTGACGAGGGGAGCGTACGGGTGGACAGCTGGGTCTGGTCCGTGCGGCTCACCAAGACGCGATCACTGGCGGCGGCCGCCTGCCGGGCCGGGCACGTGCGGGTGAACGGTGAGCGGGTGAAACCGGCGCACAGCGTCCGGGCGGGGGACGAGGTCCGGCTGCGCCAGGACGGGCGCGAGCGGGTCGTGGTGGTTTCGCAGGTGGTCCGCAAGCGGGTCGGGGCGCCGGTGGCGGCCGAGTGCTTCGTCGACAACAGCCCGCCGCCGCCTGCGGAGAGCGGGGCGCCGACGGGTGAACGTGACCGCGGCACCGGCCGGCCGACCAAGCGCGACCGGCGGGACATCGAGCAGCTGCGCGGCTGGTGA